Proteins co-encoded in one Gossypium arboreum isolate Shixiya-1 chromosome 11, ASM2569848v2, whole genome shotgun sequence genomic window:
- the LOC108472380 gene encoding UNC93-like protein 1 — protein sequence MRFQGEEEAAAKVPVTSPFRYNSPLVQVSLIGLVCFCCPGMFNALTGMGGGGQVNPDASNNANTALYTTFSIFGIPGGGVYNIFGPKITLAMGCSTYVLYAGSFLYYNHQQDQTFAIFAGALLGIGASFLWAGQGAIMTSYPTATRKGTYISLFWIIFNLGGVIGGFIPFILNYHRKEKAETVNDMTYIVFMCFMSAGTLISLTILSPDRVVKDDGTHCTNIKYSNVTTEAIEILKLFRNWKLLLIIPAAWASNFFYSYQFDNVNGLMFNLRTRGFNNVFYWGAQMIGSVGIGYILDFSFKSRRTRGLVGVGIVAVLGTAIWAGGLANQLNYSFDKPPKRLDFKRSGSDFAGPFILYFSYGLLDAMFQCLVYWVIGALADTSETLSRYAGFYKGVQSAGAAVAWQVGKKKIPLLNQLIVNWVLTTLSYPLLAVLIYKAVKDTDSNKPAEDDDTASGLPPPASMKDGYKELENSITTEKDG from the exons ATGAGATTCCAAGGAGAAGAGGAAGCAGCAGCCAAAGTGCCTGTAACATCTCCTTTCAGGTACAATTCACCCCTGGTACAGGTTAGCTTAATAGGTCTAGTATGTTTCTGTTGTCCTGGCATGTTCAATGCCCTTACAGGCATGGGAGGTGGTGGTCAAGTCAACCCTGATGCATCAAATAATGCTAACACCGCTCTGTACACAACTTTTTCCATCTTTGGAATCCCTGGTGGTGGTGTTTACAACATCTTTGGACCAAAGATTACCCTTGCAATGGGCTGCTCCACTTATGTCCTTTATGCTGGCTCTTTCCTATACTACAATCACCAGCAAGACCAGACTTTTGCTATCTTTGCTGGTGCTTTGCTCGGTATCGGTGCAAGCTTTCTTTGGGCTGGACAAGGGGCTATCATGACTTCCTATCCCACTGCTACTCGTAAAGGCACCTATATTTCTCTCTTCTGGATTATTTTCAACTTGGGTGGTGTCATTGGTGGATTCATACCTTTCATCCTGAACTACCACCGGAAGGAAAAGGCAGAAACTGTCAACGACATGACATATATTGTCTTCATGTGTTTCATGTCAGCTGGTACCCTCATCTCATTGACAATTTTATCCCCTGATCGTGTTGTCAAAGACGATGGTACTCATTGCACCAACATTAAATACTCAAATGTTACCACTGAGGCTATTGAGATCCTTAAGCTCTTTCGTAACTGGAAGCTGCTTCTCATCATCCCAGCTGCCTGGGCTAGCAACTTCTTCTACAGCTACCAATTCGATAATGTCAACGGTTTGATGTTTAATCTGAGAACAAGAGGATTTAACAATGTATTCTATTGGGGGGCTCAAATGATAGGTTCAGTGGGAATTGGATATATTTTAGACTTCAGTTTCAAGAGTAGAAGAACAAGAGGCTTGGTTGGGGTAGGAATTGTTGCTGTGCTCGGGACGGCAATTTGGGCGGGTGGCCTTGCCAACCAGTTGAATTACTCTTTTGACAAACCTCCCAAGCGGTTGGACTTCAAGAGATCAGGAAGCGATTTCGCTGGACCGTTCATATTGTACTTTAGCTATGGGTTATTGGATGCCATGTTTCAGTGTTTGGTTTATTGGGTGATTGGAGCATTAGCTGATACCTCAGAGACCCTCAGCAG ATATGCTGGTTTCTACAAGGGAGTGCAGAGTGCAGGAGCGGCAGTTGCCTGGCAAGTCGGAAAAAAAAAGATTCCCTTGCTCAACCAGCTGATTGTGAATTGGGTGCTGACCACTTTGAGTTATCCATTGCTGGCGGTCCTTATTTACAAGGCAGTTAAGGATACAGATAGCAATAAGCCTGCAGAGGACGATGACACTGCTTCAGGACTGCCTCCCCCCGCTTCAATGAAAGATGGTTACAAAGAACTTGAGAACTCTATTACTACGGAAAAGGATGGTTAA
- the LOC108471108 gene encoding probable plastid-lipid-associated protein 10, chloroplastic isoform X1, whose translation MELAFAASVYPINVKRVIYEIRPHSSKLVTNKKRSFHNKFLCSVAVAPDRNRVSEVELENKKHNLLLAVQDTQRGLAATADQRSIIEEALVSVEGYNMGAPLDMAVLDGTWRLQYTSAPDVVVLLEAAARLPFFQVGQIFQKFECRDQLRGGVIRNVVRWSIPNLLEEQEGATLVVSAKFDIVSVRNIYLQFEEIQVQDINISEQLQAVIAPALLPRSFLSLQQLNSPIQGSPDVLQFSKLDQDHQILQFLRTFRAQVPVRNPGIGRRSVGGLYYLSYLDQNMLLGRAVGGGGVFVFTKAQPLEL comes from the exons ATGGAATTAGCATTTGCCGCTTCAGTATACCCGATAAATGTGAAGAGAGTAATCTACGAGATAAGACCTCATAGCTCAAAACTCGTTACCAACAAGAAACGGTCTTTTCACAACAAGTTTCTATGCTCAGTAGCTGTTGCTCCTGACAGGAATCGG GTATCCGAGGTTGAGTTGGAAAACAAGAAACACAATCTTCTCCTGGCTGTTCAAGACACACAACGGGGACTTGCTGCAACTGCTGATCAACGCTCAATTATCGAGGAGGCTCTG GTGAGTGTAGAGGGATACAACATGGGTGCACCACTTGACATGGCGGTGTTGGATGGAACTTGGCGCCTGCAGTACACTTCTGCCCCGGATGTTGTCGTTCTTTTGGAAGCTGCTGCAAGGCTTCCTTTCTTTCAG GTTGGGCAGATCTTCCAGAAATTTGAATGCAGGGATCAGCTCAGAGGAGGTGTTATCCGAAATGTTGTTCGATGGAGTATTCCGAATTTGTTAGAG GAACAAGAAGGTGCCACTCTGGTTGTTTCTGCTAAGTTCGATATTGTTTCTGTGCGGAACATCTATCTTCAGTTTGAAGAG ATACAAGTTCAAGATATAAATATCAGTGAACAACTGCAAGCTGTGATTGCTCCAGCACTCCTTCCACGGTCCTTTTTAAGTCTACAG CAGCTAAACAGTCCAATTCAAGGATCACCTGACGTCCTCCAATTTTCCAAGCTTGATCAAGACCACCAA ATTTTGCAGTTTCTCCGAACCTTCAGAGCTCAAGTTCCTGTAAGAAACCCTGGGATTGGAAG GAGATCAGTAGGAGGACTTTATTACCTTTCGTATTTGGATCAGAATATGCTGTTGGGCAGAGCTGTCGGCGGTGGCGGAGTATTTGTGTTTACGAAGGCTCAACCCCTTGAACTCTAA
- the LOC108471108 gene encoding probable plastid-lipid-associated protein 10, chloroplastic isoform X2, translating to MELAFAASVYPINVKRVIYEIRPHSSKLVTNKKRSFHNKFLCSVAVAPDRNRVSEVELENKKHNLLLAVQDTQRGLAATADQRSIIEEALVSVEGYNMGAPLDMAVLDGTWRLQYTSAPDVVVLLEAAARLPFFQVGQIFQKFECRDQLRGGVIRNVVRWSIPNLLEEQEGATLVVSAKFDIVSVRNIYLQFEEIQVQDINISEQLQAVIAPALLPRSFLSLQILQFLRTFRAQVPVRNPGIGRRSVGGLYYLSYLDQNMLLGRAVGGGGVFVFTKAQPLEL from the exons ATGGAATTAGCATTTGCCGCTTCAGTATACCCGATAAATGTGAAGAGAGTAATCTACGAGATAAGACCTCATAGCTCAAAACTCGTTACCAACAAGAAACGGTCTTTTCACAACAAGTTTCTATGCTCAGTAGCTGTTGCTCCTGACAGGAATCGG GTATCCGAGGTTGAGTTGGAAAACAAGAAACACAATCTTCTCCTGGCTGTTCAAGACACACAACGGGGACTTGCTGCAACTGCTGATCAACGCTCAATTATCGAGGAGGCTCTG GTGAGTGTAGAGGGATACAACATGGGTGCACCACTTGACATGGCGGTGTTGGATGGAACTTGGCGCCTGCAGTACACTTCTGCCCCGGATGTTGTCGTTCTTTTGGAAGCTGCTGCAAGGCTTCCTTTCTTTCAG GTTGGGCAGATCTTCCAGAAATTTGAATGCAGGGATCAGCTCAGAGGAGGTGTTATCCGAAATGTTGTTCGATGGAGTATTCCGAATTTGTTAGAG GAACAAGAAGGTGCCACTCTGGTTGTTTCTGCTAAGTTCGATATTGTTTCTGTGCGGAACATCTATCTTCAGTTTGAAGAG ATACAAGTTCAAGATATAAATATCAGTGAACAACTGCAAGCTGTGATTGCTCCAGCACTCCTTCCACGGTCCTTTTTAAGTCTACAG ATTTTGCAGTTTCTCCGAACCTTCAGAGCTCAAGTTCCTGTAAGAAACCCTGGGATTGGAAG GAGATCAGTAGGAGGACTTTATTACCTTTCGTATTTGGATCAGAATATGCTGTTGGGCAGAGCTGTCGGCGGTGGCGGAGTATTTGTGTTTACGAAGGCTCAACCCCTTGAACTCTAA